The proteins below are encoded in one region of Triticum aestivum cultivar Chinese Spring chromosome 1B, IWGSC CS RefSeq v2.1, whole genome shotgun sequence:
- the LOC123091873 gene encoding cortical cell-delineating protein-like, whose protein sequence is MASNTALFVALSLLLSAVAAHGCGSTYCQPPAVVPTPTIVVPPPYHGGGGHGHGAGQCSINVLNLRVCANVLGGLLRLKVGVPAHDQCCPLLQGLADLDAAVCLCTAVRANILGLHLNVPVDIRLLLNHCGKKCPSGFTCPAH, encoded by the coding sequence ATGGCATCCAACACTGCCCTCTTCGTCGCCCTGAGCCTTCTCCTCTCTGCCGTCGCCGCCCACGGCTGCGGAAGCACCTATTGCCAACCGCCGGCCGTCGTGCCGACACCAACCATCGTCGTTCCGCCGCCATACCATGGAGGAGGAGGGCACGGCCACGGCGCCGGGCAGTGCTCCATCAACGTGCTCAACCTGAGGGTGTGCGCCAACGTTCTCGGCGGGCTGCTCCGCCTCAAGGTTGGCGTTCCGGCGCACGACCAGTGCTGCCCGCTGCTCCAGGGGTTggccgacctcgacgccgccgtctGCCTCTGCACCGCCGTCAGGGCCAACATCCTCGGCCTCCACCTCAACGTGCCTGTGGACATCAGACTCCTCCTCAACCACTGCGGCAAGAAGTGCCCGTCTGGTTTCACTTGCCCAGCCCATTAA